A genomic window from Rattus norvegicus strain BN/NHsdMcwi chromosome 9, GRCr8, whole genome shotgun sequence includes:
- the LOC108348229 gene encoding zinc finger protein 431-like encodes MDALTYDDVHVNFTREEWALLDPSQKSLYKDVMQETYRNLTAIGYNWEDQCIEEHCQSFRRHGRHERCHPGEKPSENTQCGKAFAQHSHLQRHKSTHTREKLYECKPRDKAFTYDSQLQTLERIHTGEKPYKCSQCGKAFERRCNLGRHKLIHTGRKSYKCNQCGKAFAQLSHLKTHGLTHTGEKPYKCDQCGKAFAYHSSLQVHKRIHTGEKPYECDWCGKAFIHCSHLQVHKRIHTGVKPYECNQCGKAFVCHNDLKRHERIHTGEKPYKCNECDKVFAHHRNFRMHKMMHA; translated from the exons GATGCATTGACCTATGATGATGTACATGTGAACTTCACTCGAGAAGaatgggctttgctggatccttcacagaagagtctctacaaagatgtgatgcaggagacctacaggaacctcactgctatag GTTACAATTGGGAAGACCAATGTATTGAAGAACATTGTCAAAGTttcagaagacatggaag GCATGAAAGATGTCATCCTGGAGAGAAACCCTCTGAAAatactcagtgtggtaaagcctttgcacaacatagtcatctccaaagacataaaagcacacatactAGAGAGAAACTCTATGAATGTAAGCCACGTGATAAAGCCTTTACATACGATTCTCAGCTTCAAACtcttgaaagaattcatactggagaaaaaccctacaaatgcagtcaatgtggtaaagcctttgaacGTCGTTGTAATCTTGGAAGGCATAAACTAATACATACTGGAAGAAAATCCTACAAAtgcaatcaatgtggtaaagcctttgcacaactcAGTCATCTCAAAACACATGGactaacacatactggagagaaaccttacaagtgtgatcaatgtggtaaagcctttgcatatcatagttctctccaagtacataaaagaatacatactggagagaagccctatgaatgtgattggtgtggtaaagcctttataCATTGTAgtcatctccaagtacataaaagaatacatactggagtgaagccctatgaatgtaatcaatgtggtaaagcctttgtatgtcACAATGATCTTAAAagacatgaaagaattcatactggagagaaaccctacaaatgtaatgaatgtgataaagtcTTTGCACATCACCGTAATTTTCGAATGCATAAAATGATGCATGCTtga